The Actinomadura graeca nucleotide sequence AGCGGCCGGTTGCGGCGCTCCCGGGTGGTGAGCCCGTCGCTCGGCACGTACTCCGGCTTGCCCTGCGGCATCTCAGTCCCCGTCCTTCCACCAGGCCATGCGGGTCATGCGGGTCATGCGGGTCATGCGGGTCATGCGGGTCGGGCGCGACGCGCGCCCCGGGCGGCCGAGGCGGCTCACGCGACGGTCCGCGCGTCCCGGACGACCCCGGCGAGCGAGTCGGCGCCCAGCCGGTCGAGCCGGACGACCTCCGCGCCCAGCCGCGCGCCCAGCGCGGCCGCCAGGCCGAGCCGCACCGGCCCGGACTCGCAGTCGACGACCACCGACGCGACGCCGGAGAGCAGCCCGGCCGCGCGCGCCGGATCGGGCCCGTGCGTGGCGCGGCCGTCGGTGACCACGACCAGCAGCGGACGGCGGGCGGGGTCGCGCAGCCGCTCGACCCGCAGCACCTCGGCGGCGCGCACCAGCCCGGCCGACAGCGGGGTCCGCCCGCCGGTCGGCAGCCGCTCCAGGCGCCGCGCCCCGGCCTCCACCGACGACGTCGGCGGCAGCGCCACCGCCGCGTCCGAGCCCCGGAACGTGATGAGCCCGACCTTGTCGCGGCGCTGGTAGGCGTCCAGCAGCAGGCTGAGCACCGCTCCCTTGACCGCGCGCATCCGCTTGCGTGCGGCCATCGACCCGCTCGCGTCCACGACGAACAGCACGAGGTTGCCTTCACGCCCGTCCCGGACGGTCTCCCGCAGGTCACCCGGGACCACGATCAGCCCGGCGCCGACCCGCCCGCGCGCGCTCTGGTACGGGGCGGCGGCGCGCAGCGTGGCGGTCAGGTGCAGCCCGCGCGCGCCCGGACGGGCACCCGACACGCGTCCGTGCGGGCTGCGTGCCTTGGAGCGGCGCCCGGGGGCACCCGCGCCCACGCCGGGCACGGTGAACAGCCGTGGCTTGTAGGCGGCGTCGGCGGGAGCGGTCTCGTCCTGCGCCGCCTGCCCTCGCCCGCTCTCCGCGGACGGCTCCGGCGGGCCGGAGCGCTCCGCGCCGTCCTGCGGGCCCGTCGCACCTTCGTCCGCCGCGCCTCCGCCCGGCCCGCCGTCGGGGGGCCCGGGGTCGTCGTCGGGCGGTTCCGGCCCCCGGTCGTCCCCGTCTTCCGGCTCCGGCCCGTGATCCTGCTCCCGGTCCGGTTCGGCGTGCTCGTCGAGGACCTCGTCGAGTCTCTGCCGGTCGAGGCCCGGCGCGTCGAACGGGTCGCGGCGCCGCCGGTGCGGCAGGGCCAGCCGCGCCGCGGTGCGCACGTCCTCGGACGTGACCGCGGGCCGCCCGTGCCAGGCGGCCAGGGCGATGGCCGCGCGCGCCGTGACCAGGTCGGCGCGCAGCCCGTCCACCTCGAACGAGGCGCACACCGCCGTGATCTGGCGGACCGCGGCGTCGGTCAGCTCGACGCCGGGCAGCCGGTCCCGCGCCGCGGCGATCCGCGCGGCCAGCGCCGCCTCGTCCCCGGCCCAGCCCGCGGCGAACGCCGCCGGGTCGTCCTCGAACCGCAGCCGCCGCCGGACGACCTCGGCGCGCTCCCCGGGGTCGCGGGTCGCGGCGACCTCGACGGTCAGCCCGAACCGGTCGAGGAGCTGCGGGCGCAGCTCGCCCTCCTCCGGGTTCATCGTCCCCACCAGCAGGAACCGCGCCGCGTGCCGGACCGACACGCCCTCCCGCTCGACGTACGACTCGCCCATCGCCGCCGCGTCCAGGAGCAGGTCGACGAGGTGGTCGTGCAGGAGGTTGACCTCGTCGACGTACAGCACGCCGCGGTGCGCCGCGGCGAGCAGGCCCGGTTCGAACGCCCGCACGCCCTCGGTCAGGGCGCGCTCGATGTCCAGCGACCCGGTGAGGCGGTCCTCCGACGCGCCGACCGGCAGCTCCACGAGCCGCGCGGCCCGCTCCGCCGCCGCGTCCGCCCGTCCCGCGTCCGGCTGGGGGCCGGGGAC carries:
- a CDS encoding putative cobaltochelatase; this translates as MPPDAPTGTDGPRERGGTARYPFSAVVGMDDLKLALLVNAVSPGVGGVLVRGEKGTAKSTIVRALAALLPPVAVVPGCRFSCDPHAPDPSCPDGPHGVPGPQPDAGRADAAAERAARLVELPVGASEDRLTGSLDIERALTEGVRAFEPGLLAAAHRGVLYVDEVNLLHDHLVDLLLDAAAMGESYVEREGVSVRHAARFLLVGTMNPEEGELRPQLLDRFGLTVEVAATRDPGERAEVVRRRLRFEDDPAAFAAGWAGDEAALAARIAAARDRLPGVELTDAAVRQITAVCASFEVDGLRADLVTARAAIALAAWHGRPAVTSEDVRTAARLALPHRRRRDPFDAPGLDRQRLDEVLDEHAEPDREQDHGPEPEDGDDRGPEPPDDDPGPPDGGPGGGAADEGATGPQDGAERSGPPEPSAESGRGQAAQDETAPADAAYKPRLFTVPGVGAGAPGRRSKARSPHGRVSGARPGARGLHLTATLRAAAPYQSARGRVGAGLIVVPGDLRETVRDGREGNLVLFVVDASGSMAARKRMRAVKGAVLSLLLDAYQRRDKVGLITFRGSDAAVALPPTSSVEAGARRLERLPTGGRTPLSAGLVRAAEVLRVERLRDPARRPLLVVVTDGRATHGPDPARAAGLLSGVASVVVDCESGPVRLGLAAALGARLGAEVVRLDRLGADSLAGVVRDARTVA